A section of the Hevea brasiliensis isolate MT/VB/25A 57/8 chromosome 17, ASM3005281v1, whole genome shotgun sequence genome encodes:
- the LOC110657824 gene encoding pre-mRNA-splicing factor ATP-dependent RNA helicase DEAH10 isoform X2 has translation MPSMVQNGPRNNPQAQKPHSNFPNKPRNPNSMARRERIKRQRESLPIASVKELLVEEVKTHDILIIVGETGSGKTTQLPQFLFNAGFCCDGKVIGITQPRRVAAVSVAKRVAEECEVELGQKVGYSIRFDDKTSSFTRIKYMTDGLLLREALLDPYLSRYSVIIVDEAHERTVHTDVLLGLLKNVHNVRSNFIKDHDNMDDKKSNNRTMKGKGTGTQCTSFLKHCHGRKFPPLKLIIMSASLDARVFSDYFGCARAIHIEGRQHHVDILYAFHPEPDYLDATLVTIFQIHLEETPGDILVFLTGQEEIESVERLVQEQLHKLPEANRKLLTVPIFSSLPSEQQMRVFMPASPGHRKVILATNIAETSLTIPGIKYVIDPGFVKARSYDPVKGMESLIIVPTSKAQALQRSGRAGREGPGKCFRLYPECEFEKLEDSTKPEIKRCNLSNVILQLKALGVDDIIGFDFMEKPPRSVLFPEFIMHLNRAAIIKSLEHLFLLGALTDDCKLSEPIGHQMARLPLDPIYSKALILASQFNCLEEMLITVAMLSVESIFYAPREKKDEARTAMKCFASPDGDHLTLVNVYRAVDRLLEKRKMEVVNEKNLHGKNEKFLRNWCKENFINGRSLRHACDIHSQIRGHVEQMGLCISSCGDDHLQFRRCLAASFFFNAALKQPEGTYRALASGQVVQIHPSSVLFQSKAECIIFNELVQTTNKYIRNLTRIDYLWLTELAPHYYAMQS, from the exons ATGCCTTCAATGGTGCAAAACGGACCCAGAAACAATCCTCAAGCCCAAAAGCCCCACTCCAACTTCCCCAATAAACCTCGCAATCCCAATTCTATGGCCAG GAGAGAAAGGATTAAGAGGCAGAGAGAGTCTCTACCAATAGCATCAG ttaaggaACTACTAGTTGAGGAGGTTAAAACCCATGATATTTTGATCATTGTTGGTGAAACTGGAAGTGGAAAAACAACTC AATTACCTCAGTTTTTATTCAATGCTGGGTTCTGTTGCGATGGAAAAGTTATTGGGATAACTCAACCTAGGCGTGTTGCGGCGGTCTCCGTGGCAAAACGGGTGGCGGAGGAATGTGAGGTTGAATTGGGGCAAAAGGTTGGATATTCCATCAGGTTCGATGACAAAACTTCTAGCTTTACAAGGATTAAGTACATGACTGATGGATTGTTACTCAG GGAAGCATTATTGGATCCTTACCTCTCTAGATATTCAGTCATCATTGTTGATGAAGCTCATGAGAGAACTGTCCACACTGATGTTTTGCTGGGATTGCTAAAAAATGTGCATAATGTGAGGTCAAACTTCATAAAGGACCATGATAATATGGATGATAAGAAGTCAAACAATAGGACAATGAAGGGGAAAGGAACTGGTACTCAATGTACTAGTTTTCTCAAGCATTGCCATGGCAGAAAATTCCCTCCACTGAAGCTAATCATAATGTCTGCCAGCTTGGATGCTCGTGTTTTCTCTGACTACTTTGGTTGTGCCAGAGCTATTCATATTGAAGGGCGCCAACATCATGTTGATATACTGTATGCTTTTCATCCTGAGCCAGATTATCTTGATGCGACCTTGGTTACTATATTCCAG ATTCATTTGGAGGAGACCCCTGGTGATATACTTGTATTTCTAACTGGGCAAGAAGAGATTGAATCTGTTGAAAGACTTGTGCAAGAACAACTTCATAAATTACCTGAAGCCAATCGAAAGTTGTTAACTGTTCCCATATTTTCATCTCTTCCATCAGAGCAGCAGATGCGGGTTTTCATGCCGGCTTCACCTGGGCATCGTAAG GTAATATTGGCCACAAATATTGCTGAGACGTCACTGACAATAcctggaatcaagtatgttataGACCCAGGATTTGTAAAAGCACGTTCCTATGATCCAGTCAAAGGGATGGAATCATTGATAATTGTTCCAACTTCAAAAGCTCAGGCTCTTCAAAGGAG TGGACGGGCAGGGCGTGAAGGACCTGGGAAGTGCTTTCGTCTCTATCCAGAGTGTGAGTTTGAGAAACTTGAGGACTCAACAAAGCCAGAGATCAAGCGGTGCAACCTCTCAAATGTCATCTTGCAGCTGAAGGCTCTAGGTGTTGATGATATCATTGGGTTTGATTTCATGGAAAAGCCACCTAG AAGTGTGTTATTTCCTGAGTTCATTATGCACTTGAACAGGGCAGCTATCATCAAATCGTTGGAGCATCTGTTTCTGCTTGGTGCTTTGACAGATGACTGTAAGTTGTCAGAACCTATTGGGCATCAAATGGCTCGGCTTCCCTTAGATCCTATTTATTCAAAAGCTCTCATCCTAGCTAGTCAGTTCAATTGCTTGGAAGAAATGTTGATAACTGTTGCGATGCTCTCAGTGGAATCTATTTTTTATGCCCCTCGCGAGAAGAAGGATGAG GCGAGAACTGCAATGAAGTGCTTTGCAAGTCCAGATGGAGACCATCTTACTTTAGTTAACGTATATCGGGCAGTAGATAGACTTTTAGAAAAAAGAAAGATGGAAGTCGTTAATGAAAAAAATCTCcatggaaaaaatgaaaaatttctgAGAAACTGGTgcaaagaaaattttattaatggtCGATCCCTGAGGCATGCTTGTGACATTCACAG TCAAATTCGAGGGCATGTTGAACAAATGGGTCTTTGTATTTCGTCCTGTGGAGATGACCATCTTCAATTCCGCAGATGCCTTGCTGCTTCCTTTTTCTTTAATGCAGCTTTGAAGCAGCCTGAGGGAACATACAG GGCTTTGGCAAGTGGACAGGTAGTGCAGATTCACCCTTCTTCTGTGTTATTCCAGTCAAAGGCAGAATGCATAATTTTCAATGAACTAGTCCAAACCACTAATAAGTACATCCGCAACCTAACTAGAATCGATTATTTATGGTTGACTGAGCTTGCTCCACACTATTATGCCATGCAGAGTTAA